One part of the Lotus japonicus ecotype B-129 chromosome 2, LjGifu_v1.2 genome encodes these proteins:
- the LOC130737572 gene encoding pentatricopeptide repeat-containing protein At1g52620-like gives MGIRNLCKILRFFSTPHPCTTFLFAHFFSNATPPSTTLFHSPTSCFHIDDGHSCLKLGLQFLTRRYFSSYPCSSFKGRPYASAKQVSEIVALIREGVNDLEFSLNRVNVSLSMALIVEIFHILASERVSALQFFHWLKGSHPELCCDPQIGGLVVNNCGLLGNYEAMVPILNEFNHRRVHLGRNAFGFLLVLNLDKASTVECVRKIMDVLNEVGGLCQSSGIRLLIEMFTFTGSFDIVEYVIGKDRRKVNHYNVLMRAVCKKGDYERAGFLVKEMKRSGFDPDMTTYNLLVSCLCKNGKFAEACQVLETVEKDHGLPKEFNYNILISLLCKHGQFDLARKFLDKITLKGIEPCILTHAAVIKSYFELGKYEEAHEYVVGSASKQSYSSNANYSLLATLHLKKGNMLLAQKILYEMMDKGLKPNFSVFNKVRKCLEKKNEIGLSLELSRRYLSLIEK, from the coding sequence ATGGGAATTCGAAACCTCTGCAAAATCCTCAGGTTCTTCTCAACTCCTCACCCTTGCACCACTTTCCTCTTCGCTCACTTCTTCTCCAACGCCACCCCACCTTCAACAACCCTTTTCCACTCTCCAACTTCGTGCTTCCATATTGATGATGGCCACTCATGCTTGAAGCTTGGTTTGCAGTTTCTCACTCGTAGGTATTTTTCCTCGTACCCATGTTCTTCTTTTAAGGGTAGACCGTATGCTAGTGCGAAACAAGTTTCTGAAATTGTTGCGTTGATTCGTGAGGGTGTGAATGATTTGGAGTTCAGCTTGAACAGGGTGAATGTGTCTTTGTCTATGGCATTGATTGTTGAGATTTTTCATATATTGGCTAGTGAGAGAGTGTCTGCATTGCAGTTCTTTCATTGGCTTAAAGGTTCACACCCTGAGCTTTGTTGTGACCCTCAGATTGGTGGCTTGGTTGTTAATAATTGTGGGTTGTTGGGGAATTATGAGGCAATGGTTCCCATTTTGAATGAATTTAATCATAGAAGGGTGCATTTGGGAAGGAATGCATTTGGGTTCTTGTTGGTTTTGAATTTGGACAAGGCCTCTACTGTGGAATGTGTGAGGAAGATTATGGATGTGCTCAATGAGGTTGGTGGGTTGTGTCAAAGTTCTGGAATTCGGTTATTGATAGAGATGTTTACCTTTACGGGATCTTTTGATATAGTTGAGTATGTGATAGGAAAAGACAGGAGGAAGGTGAATCATTATAATGTCTTAATGAGGGCAGTGTGCAAGAAAGGGGATTATGAAAGAGCAGGGTTTTTGGTAAAGGAGATGAAAAGAAGTGGTTTCGACCCAGACATGACTACTTATAatttgttagtcagttgtcTATGCAAGAATGGCAAATTTGCTGAAGCTTGCCAAGTTCTTGAAACTGTGGAAAAGGACCACGGTTTACCCAAAGAGTTTAACTATAATATTCTTATTAGCTTGTTATGTAAACATGGCCAGTTTGATTTAGCTCGGAAGTTTCTTGACAAAATCACATTGAAGGGTATTGAGCCGTGTATATTAACTCATGCTGCTGTAATAAAGTCTTATTTTGAATTGGGAAAATATGAGGAAGCCCATGAATATGTGGTTGGTTCTGCTAGTAAGCAGAGCTATTCCAGCAATGCCAACTATAGCTTACTTGCTACTCTTCATTTGAAGAAAGGAAATATGCTACTTGCCCAAAAGATTCTTTATGAGATGATGGACAAGGGTCTCAAACCTAATTTTTCAGTGTTCAATAAGGTAAGGAAGTGTCttgagaagaaaaatgaaataggTTTGTCTTTGGAATTATCAAGAAGATACTTGAGCTTGATTGAAAAATGA
- the LOC130736050 gene encoding glycine-rich cell wall structural protein 1-like: MVTRHDSKGCDGDGGGGGSGLINGRGGGGGIVRGWRKRWWTGGDFSGGGDDDDSSDGDSGLINGEVMTVVEGEGGDEEGGDGSGSVGGCSDSDGGGDSWSGGGGGGDDSGGGGGWWSY; this comes from the exons ATGGTCACGCGACACGATAGTAAAG GTTGTGatggtgacggtggtggtggtggcagtggtctTATTAAtggtagaggtggtggtggcggtattGTTAGAGGATGGAGGAAGCGATGGTGGACTGGTGGTGATTTCAGTGGTGGCGGTGACGATGATGATAGCAGTGATGGTGACAGTGGTCTTATTAATGGAGAGGTGATgacggtggtggagggtgaaggTGGAGATGAAGAAGGCGGCGACGGTAGTGGTAGTGTTGGTGGTTGCAGTGACAGCGATGGTGGAGGAGACAGTTGGAGTGGTGGCGGAGGTGGTGGCgatgacagtggtggtggtggagggtggtggtctTATTAA